The genomic window GTCAGAGAACCAAAATTATTCTTACTGGATGAACCGTTGTCCAATTTAGATGCTAAGCTGCGTGAGCAGACGGGGACTTTGATTCGTCAAGTGCACGACAGGTTGGAGGCGACAACAATTTTTGTCACGCATGCGCAGGATGAAGCAATGACCTTAGCCGATCGAGTGGTGGTGCTGAAGGACGGTGTGGTTCAACAAGTTGGAACGCCGCGTGAGATATATGAATCACCGGTCAACTTATTCACTGCAAGCTTTGTCGGGCGACCTGAAATCAATCAATTTGCAGGAGATATTCTTGCGGACGGCTCGCTTATGATCCATTCTGAGCAGATCAGTTCGGCACATTATTCAGCAGAAGAGCAACCAGTGACCGTTGCTATTCGGAGTGAAGATATTCATTTGACGAATAAAGCAGAGGGGTTAAAAGGGCTCGTTCAGAAAATTCGCTATATGGGCAGTGATCAGCTGCTTTCAGTTTTGTGGAAAAAAGAATCATTGATTCTTAGGGTTTCGGCAAATGTGGATGTGGCGATTGGACAGGAAATCAATTTTATAGTTGATCAAAAAAAACTGTTCGTTTTTAGTTGCACCGATCAGAAAAAAATAAATGAAACACAAACGGAGGAAAATAAATGAAGAAGTTTTTGACTGCAGGGGTAGTGCTTGGATTAAGCTTGGTACTGACAGCATGTAACACTGCGAAGGATGAAAAAAGTGAGACGAGCGAGGAGACAGTGAGCGGAGAAATTACGGTTGTAACGAATCGTGTAGATGCCGATGAGCTGTATGAAAAAATCGAAACAGCGTTTAAGAAGAAGTATCCGGAAGTAACGGATATCAAGTGGGAGGCATCAGGTACTGACTACGACCAATACATCGCAACCAGAATGAATACAACGGACTATGGCGATGTTGTTTTCATTCCGTTTTCAATGGCGGGCACTCCGACAGACTATGAAAAATACTTTGAACCACTTGGTAAAGTGGATGCAATGGAGAAGGACTATATTGATGTGACGGAAGCTGATTATGAGGATACGGTTTATGGCCTCCCGACTGTTCTGAATTCTTTGGGCTTGGTTTATAATCAAACTGTTTTTGAAGAAGCAGGAATCAAAGAGCTGCCTACCTCTACGGATGAGTTGATTGTTGCAGCGAAACAGATCAAAGAAAAGACCGGAGCGATTCCATTTTATACAAACTACCAACGACTAGCGGTCTGGGCCGGTGCACT from Enterococcus sp. 9E7_DIV0242 includes these protein-coding regions:
- a CDS encoding ABC transporter ATP-binding protein translates to MTYVALQSLSKQYVGREEWALREFQLSIEKGEFIAIVGPSGSGKSTLLNMLTGFEKITEGTFVLDGEDVTAASPKDRNIAMVFQEYALFPHMTVEENISFGMKVRREEKQAIKEKLHWAVESLELGELLGEKPKNLSGGQRQRVALARAIVREPKLFLLDEPLSNLDAKLREQTGTLIRQVHDRLEATTIFVTHAQDEAMTLADRVVVLKDGVVQQVGTPREIYESPVNLFTASFVGRPEINQFAGDILADGSLMIHSEQISSAHYSAEEQPVTVAIRSEDIHLTNKAEGLKGLVQKIRYMGSDQLLSVLWKKESLILRVSANVDVAIGQEINFIVDQKKLFVFSCTDQKKINETQTEENK